The Comamonas testosteroni genome contains the following window.
GCCGAACGAGATTCAGCGGGAACCCGCAGAGCAAATGCTTTGAGCACTCATGAAAGAGCTGACTTCGGTCAGCTTTTTTACTTTCAAACTCAGTGAGGTCCGGCCTGCGTTGCGCAATCCCAGCAGATCCGTCATTTGAAGGGAATTCACTACTTTGCATGTCAAACTCTGCTGTTATATTGCACTGCAACATAACCCGCAAAAGTGCGTACCATGCTCTATCAGATCTACGAAATGCAACGCGCAATGGTCGAGCCATTTGCAGACTTTGCCCAGGCCGCCTCCAAGTTCTACAACAACCCTCATTCGGTCTTCAGCCAGGTGCCCATCGCCCAGCGCATGGCTGCGGGCTTCAACCTCATGTATCGCCTGGGCAAGGACTACGAAAAGCCCGAGTTCGATCTGCATAACGTCGAAGTCAACGGCGTGGATGTCACCATTCGCGAGCGCGTGGAGGTCGACAAGCCGTTTTGTGAGCTGCGCCGCTTCAAGCGCTTCTCCGATGATCCAGAAACACTGGATCTCATGCTCAGCCAGCCCGTGGTGTTGATCGTCGCCCCGCTCTCGGGCCACTATGCCACCTTGCTGCGCGACACCGTGCAAAGCATGCTCGGAGGTCATAAGGTCTATATCACAGACTGGAAGAATGCCCGCACCGTGCCGCTGTCCGAGGGCGAGTTCCATCTGGACGACTATGTGAACTATGTGCAGGAATTCATTCGCTATCTGCAAGGGCGCTATGGTCAGTGTCATGTGGTCAGCGTCTGCCAGCCGACGGTGCCGGTGCTGGCGGCGGTCTCTCTGATGGCCAGCCGTGGCGAAGTCACACCGCTGTCCATGACCATGATGGGCGGTCCCATCGATGCGCGCCGCTCGCCGACGGCCGTGAACAACCTGGCCGAAACCCGCAGCTACGAGTGGTTCGAGAACAACGTCATTTACGAAGTACCGAACAATTACCCCGGTGCCGGCCGTCGCGTCTACCCCGGCTTTCTGCAGTACTCGGGCTTTGTGGCCATGAATCCCGACCGCCACGCCAACAGCCATTACGACTATTTCAAGGACCTGATCAAGGGTGATGAAGCCAGCGCCGAGCATCACCGCAAGTTCTATGACGAGTACAACGCCGTGCTGGACATGGACGCAGACTACTACCTGGAAACCATCGCCACAGTGTTTCAGGAGTACAAGCTGGTCAAGGGCACCTGGGAAGTCAGGAACGAGCAAGGCAAGACCGAACTGGTGCGTCCGCAGGACATCAAGAACACCGCCTTGCTGACGGTGGAAGGCGAGCTGGACGATATTTCGGGCGCCGGCCAAACCCGCGCCGCCCATGATCTATGCACTGGCATCGCTGCCGAGGCGCGCCACCATATCGAAGTGCAAGGCGCAGGGCATTACGGCATCTTCAGTGGCAGCCGCTGGCGCAAGACCGTCTACCCGCAAGTACGCGACTTCATCCTGGCACATCAGCCCCCAAGTGCCACCGCCGCCAGCGCCGCAGGCCATCTGAGCAGCGTCAGCGACGACGGCGCAGAGCTGGAAAGCAGCGAGGCTCATGCAGACAAGTCTGCCAAGGCGGTAAAAACAGGTCAAAATAGCGCCCCTGCCCAGAAAGGACGCGAGGCCCATCGCGCCAGGGCGTAAAGGCTCGCCTGACCAGAATGAAATCATCAATGTCCGCAGCCTCTTCGCTTCAAGCATTGGCTGCGAACATTGATGCAGCCCTGCCCCAGACACAGTGCACTCGCTGCGGCTACCCCGACTGCGCGTCCTATGCCGAGGCCATTGCCAGCGGAGAAGCCGCCATCAATCAATGCCCGCCAGGCGGCCAGGAAGGCGTTCGCCGTCTGGCTACCATCACTGGCAGGCTGGAGTTGCCGCTCAACGCCGAAAACGGCCTGGAAGCACCTCGCACCCTGGCCGTGATAGACGAGGCCTGGTGCATAGGCTGCACACTGTGCATCAAGGCCTGCCCTACCGATGCGATTCTGGGCGCCAACAAGCGCATGCATACCGTGATTGCCGAACATTGCACGGGCTGCGAGCTGTGCATTCCTGCCTGCCCCGTAGATTGCATAGAGCTGGTCAACGCCAGCGCTGAAGCCACAGGCTGGTCCGCCTGGAGTACTGCGCAGGCCGACCATGCCCGCAGCCGCTATGGCGCGCATTTGCTGCGTACGGGTCGCAAGGCCAACGCGCCGGTACGCACCACGGCACAAACCCCAGCTGAAGAAACTGGCGCTCAAGCCGACACACCGTCAGCGCCCACCACAGACAAAAAGGCCACGCTTGCCGCCATTCTGGCCAAGGCCAAAGCCCAGCGCGCAGGAGCCTGATACCCAATCAGCCTCTGGCGCTTGAGAAAAGCGCTTTCACTCCCGATGCAGCAAAAAATCAGTGGCGACAAGTGCCCATGAGGACCCCATTAGGCACTGATCAGGCTCTTGTAGACACCGCAGCCCCAGTACAGGCCTGCATGCTTGCAGACATAGGACATCTTGGTCTGCACCTGCTGGTTGCTGGGGTTGATGTAATCGTATTCCACCCAGCCCGGACGAAGCTCGGCCTGGGCCATGATGTCGGCCATCAGGCTATTGCCATCAATGCCGGGCACATCCTGAACGCGCAGCCCCACTTTGGCCGGATTACCGCCGAAGGCCCGGTACTCGCCCTCAGAAGACAAGGCAAACACATACATGTCGCGGTCGTGGAATGGCTGCGAAGGATCGGTGACGGTCTGCAGCAGGCTGGCAACACTGGGCGAGCTTCTGGCTTGTCTCATGGTCGCATTCACCAGAGCCACCGCCTCCTCGGCCGTGCCCTGCTGCAACCTGAAGCGCGACACCGCATCCGACAGATGCCGGGCGCGCAGCTGTAACTCCTGCGCCTGCTGAAGCGCCTGACCTACCATCTGCGCGTTGTGCTGGGTGATTCCATCGATCTGACGCACGGCATTGCTGATTTCCTGAAGACCCGAGCTCTGGCTGCTGGCCGTGTCCGCAAGCGTCCCCATATGGGCGACCACATCGTGAATGGCCCGCGTCCCCCCCTGGATCTCCTCGCCTGCACTACGTAGCTGCTGCGTGCTTTGAGTGACCTGCTGAACGGTCTCGCCGATCAGCAGCCGAATCTCCTTGGCTGCTTCGGCGCTGCGCTGGGCCAGCGTCCGCACCTCACTGGCCACCACGGCAAAGCCACGCCCCTGTTCACCGGCCCTGGCAGCCTCCACCGCTGCATTCAAGGCAAGAATATTGGTCTGGAATGCGATGCCGTCAATCACGCCAATGATTTCCCGCATACGCCCGGCATTGCGCTCGATCAGCTCCACCGACTGCACCGCATGCTGCATGGCTTGGGCGCCCTGATCGGCAGCGGCACAAACGCCATCAGCGCGGGAATGTGCTGCCTTGCTCACTTGCGCATTGTGCTCAACCGCTGCGGTGAGTTGCTCGACACTGACCACCGTCTGCGCCAGATTGCTCGCCTGCATCTCGGTTCGTTCAGACAAGGCCTGATGATCCTTGACCATGCTTTGTCCTGCCTGGGCCACCAGGGCAGCGTTGCTGCGAACATCGGCCACCATGGCCGACAGCGCATGCACCATGGACTTGGTGAGGCTTGATGCGGATACCCCTTGTTGCGGCTCTCCGGCAACGCCAAGACTCAGGTCTCCATGAGCGACTTTTTCAAGCGCAAGCTGCATGTCCAGCCACTGCTGCTGCCAGCTTCTGTGAAGAGCACCGACCCATAACAGCACTCCCAGGCCCCACAGCAGCAACCAACCCAGCAGCCATGTTCCGTTCAGGCCCAGCACTGGCAAAACAGGCCCCGCCAGCAACCATGGCAGCCCCAACCACGGCAGTCCGGAATTCCTCACTCGTACGCGGTTTTTTTTGTCGGGCAAGATGCGCTTTTGCATTGCCTGTCTCCATTCGTTTTTTGTTGTTGACTTCGTTTGCTGACCTCGCAGCACGCTCACGGTAGCCACTTGCTCTGTCGCCCAGCTTACGTAACAAATTGCAATTCCTGGAGCCTGCAAACCCGCAAACTCAAAACTATGAGCGCTGTTTTCTCATGCGAAAATGGCATCAGCCCATAATGTGCAACTATGAACCCCCTGCTCTCTCGCTTACAGCCTTATCCGTTTGAACGTCTTCGCCAACTGTTTGCCTCGGCTCGGCCACCTGAAGGCCTGCGCCCTATCAGTCTGGGCATCGGAGAGCCACGCCATGCCACGCCAGCGTTCATTGAAAAAGCATTGAGCAGCGAACTACAGGGCTTGTCCGTTTACCCTGCCACCGCCGGTCTGCCGGCCTTGCGCCAGGCCTGTGCGAAATGGGCCAACCAGCGCTACGGCATCGAGTTGAATGCTGCAACTCAGGTTCTGCCCGTCAATGGCTCGCGTGAGGCACTGTTTGCCTTCACCCAGGTCGTGGTGGACAACACCAAGGCCGGTGCACGCGTCATCTGCCCCAACCCCTTCTATCAAATCTACGAAGGCGCGACTCTGCTGGCCGGAGCCACCCCCTATTACGCCGCCAGCGATGCCGCGCGCAACTTTGCCGTGAACTGGGATGCAGTGCCCGAGGAGGTATGGCAACACACACAGCTGATTTTTGTGTGTTCGCCCGGCAATCCCACAGGCGCCGTGATGCCGCTCGGCGAATGGGAGAAGCTGTTTGCCCTGTCCGACAAGCATGGCTTCGTGATTGCCAGCGACGAGTGCTACAGCGAGATCTACTTTCAGGAAGAAGCCCCACTGGGCGGTCTGGAAGCCGCCCAAAAGCTGGGCCGCCATGACTTCAAGAATCTGGTGATGTTCACCAGCCTGTCCAAGCGCAGCAATGTTCCCGGACTGCGCAGTGGCTTTGTAGCGGGTGATGCGGCTCTGCTCAAGTCCTTCTTGCTCTATCGCACCTATCACGGCGGCGCCATGAGCCCCGTGGTGCAGACGGCATCGATTGCCGCCTGGGGCGACGAAGCCCATGTGCAGGAAAACCGCCGCCTTTATCGCGAGAAGTTTGCGCAGGTCACCCCCGTGCTGTCCAGAGTCATGGATGTGAAGCTGCCCGATGCCAGCTTCTATCTCTGGGCCGGCATTCCACCGGAGTTGGGCATGGATGATGCACAATTCGCAAAAGAGCTGTATATTCATACAGGCGTGACGGTCTTGCCGGGCAGCTACCTTGCGCGTGAGGCTCAGGGGTTCAACCCCGGCGCCAACCGCATTCGCATGGCTCTGGTGGCCGAAACGGCGGAATGCCTTGAAGCCGCGCAGCGTATTGCACAATTCATCGAATCCCGTACCCGCTGATCCGCATCTAAGGCCTGCCATGTGCGGGCCTTTCATGACCCAACGATTCACCTCAACTTTCGATCCTTGACCGAAAACATCATGACGCAACAACTGCAATCCATCATCGACAACGCCTGGGACAACCGTGCCAATATCTCGCCTTCCGCCGCCCCCAAGGAAGTGGTGGATGCCGTGGAGCACGTGATTGCCGAGCTCAACGACGGCAAGCTGCGCGTGGCCACCCGCGAAGGTGTGGGCCAGTGGACCGTGCATCAGTGGATCAAGAAAGCGGTGCTGCTGTCCTTCCGCCTCAAGGACAATGCCCTGATCAACGGCGGTGCACTGAACTTCTTCGACAAGGTTCCCACCAAGTTCGAAGGCATGAGCGAGGCTGAAATCGCCGCCACGGGCGTGCGCGTGGTGCCTCCGGCCGTTGCCCGTCGCGGCTCCTTCATCGCCAAGGGCGCCATCCTGATGCCTTCCTATGTGAACATCGGCGCCTATGTGGACGAAGGCACCATGGTCGACACCTGGGCCACCGTGGGCTCCTGCGCCCAAGTGGGCAAGAACGTGCACCTGTCCGGCGGCGTGGGCCTGGGCGGCGTGCTTGAGCCCCTGCAAGCCAACCCCACCATCATCGAAGACAACTGCTTCATCGGCGCTCGCTCCGAAGTGGTCGAAGGCGTGATCGTGGAAGAGAATTCCGTTCTGGGCATGGGCGTTTACATCGGCCAGTCCACCCCTCTTTTCAACCGTGAAACCGGCGAAATCACCTATGGCCGAGTGCCCAGCGGCTCGGTGGTGGTCAGCGGCAATATTCCCAAGCAGACCAAGGATGGCAAGGACTACTCCATGTATGCCGCCATCATCGTCAAGCGCGTGGATGCACAGACCCGCTCCAAGACCAGCATCAACGACCTGCTGCGCGACTGATGGGCTCCTGGCCATGCTTGCTCTGCCTTGATGCAGGCACCGCCGTGGCCGCCCCTGCTCACAAGCCTGCCCGCTCCCGAGCGTGCAGGCTTTTTTTCATGCCGGAGATCAGCTTTGCGCATCAAGCGCGACCTGCACCGAGTTGACACACGCTAACATGCGTGCATAGAGAGGCTGAGCGAAAAAGGATGAAGAAAAAATGAGCACCATGGAAAAAATTCTGCGTCTGATGTCCGAAAAAAAGGCCTCGGACGTCTATCTCTCGGCCCGTGCGCCAGCGCTGATCAAGATCAACGGCATCTGCATCCCCATCAACAATCAGGAGCTGCCGATCGAAGCTCCGCTGGCCTTGCTCTCCGAAGTCGTCAAGCCGGAAGCCATAGAAGAGCTCAAGCAGACGGGCGAGCTGAACATTGCCATTCCCATGAGCGGCATAGGACGTTTTCGTATCAGCGCCATGCGCCAGCGCGGCTCTTACGCAGTTGTCGTGCGCTTCATCTCGCAGCAGGTGCCCTCGCGCGACAGCCTGAACCTGCCGTCCATTGTCAGTGAGCTGGTCATGGAAAAGCGCGGCCTGGTGCTGATCGTTGGCGCCACGGGCTCGGGCAAGAGCACGACACTGGCGACGATGATCGACGAGCGCAACGAAACGCTCACCGGCCATATCCTCACGGTGGAAGACCCCATTGAATACCAGTTTCGCAACAAAAAATCCATCGTCAACCAGCGTGAGGTCGGCACCGATACCAGTACCCTAGCAATCGCACTCAAAAATGCGCTGCGCCAGGCACCCGATGTGATTCTGATCGGCGAAATCCGCGACCGCGAGACCATGTCGGCCGCACTGGCCTATGCCCAGTCCGGCCATCTATGCCTGGCGACCCTGCATGCCAACAACAGCTATCACACGCTCAATCGCATCCTGTCCTTCTTCCCCGAGGAGGTTCGCCCCAGCATGTTGGGCGAGCTGGCCGCCTCGCTCAAGGCCGTGATCTCTCAGCGCCTGGTCCGTACCGTCAACGGCACGCGCGTGCCGGCCGTGGAAGTCATGCTCAACACCAAGCTCATCAGCGACATGATCGTCAAGGGTGACTTCGGTGGCGTGAAGGAGGCCATGGAAAAATCCATGGCCGAAGGCTCGCAGACCTTCGAGGACGCACTGGCAGCCCTGGTGCGCAGTGGCACAATTGAGCGCAGTGAAGCGCTGGCCTATGCCGACTCGCCCACCAATCTGATGTGGCGCATGGATAATGACGTCAGCCACGCGGCCACTGCGGCCAACGCCCCGGCCGTCACCGATGTGATTCTGCCCGGCGATGACGATATGCCGTCCTTTACGGAAATCACCCTGGATGTCAGAACCGCCTGAGGCCGCCAGCCTAGGCGGCCTAGGCATTGTTTTAGTTTGAAGCCCCTCCATGTCCCGGACACTGCAACTGACCGAGCAGCTCATCAGCCTGCCCTCCGTCACCCCCGAAGATGCTGGCTGCCTTGAGCTGCTCGCCGATGCCCTGACGCCCATGGGGTTTACCTGCGAACGCCTCGATAGCGGCCCCGCAGACTTTCGCGTAAAAAACCTGTGGGCAAAACGCTCTCCAACGCAGAATCAATCTACACAAGACGCCATCGGTTCAGATAGGCCTGTGCTGGTCTTTGCCGGCCATACCGATGTGGTGCCGCCCGGCCCGCTCAAGGAATGGACCAGTCCGCCTTTCGTGCCCATGCACCGCGACGGCAAGCTCTACGGACGTGGTGCCAGCGATATGAAGACCTCGATCGCCGCCTTTGTCGTGGCGCTGGAAGAGTTTCTGCAGGCCACGCCCGAACCCGCCTTCGACATCGCCCTGCTGCTGACCAGCGACGAGGAAGGCCCCTCGATTGACGGCACCAAGGTCGTGGTCGAAGAGCTGCGCCAACGCGGCGAGCGCCTGGACTGGTGCATTGTTGGCGAGCCTACCTCGGTCAAACAGACCGGCGACATGATCAAGAACGGCCGCCGCGGCACCATGAGCGGCAAGCTCACCGTCAACGGCGTGCAAGGCCATATCGCCTACCCGCAGCTGGCACGCAACCCCATTCACGAGGCCTTGCCCGCACTCGCCGAACTCGCGGCCACTGTCTGGGACCGCGGCAATGCGTTCTTCCCGCCCACCAGCTGGCAGATCAGCAATATCCATGGCGGTACGGGCGCCAGCAACGTCATTCCCGGCCATGTGGTGATCGACTTCAATTTCCGTTTCTGCACCGAGTCCAGTTCCGACTCCCTGCAAAAGCGCGTGCATGAAATCCTGGACCGTCATGGCGTCGAATACTCGCTGGTCTGGACCGTGGGCGGACAGCCCTTTCTGACCACGCCGGGTACCCTGGTACAGGCCGTGCAGGCCGCCATCAAGGATGAGACCGGACTGAATACCGAGCTGTCCACCACCGGCGGCACCAGCGATGGCCGCTTCATCGCCCAGATATGCCCCCAGGTCATCGAGATGGGCCCGCCCAACGCCAGCATCCACAAGATCGACGAACACATCGCCGTGGCCGATATCGAGCCGCTGAAAAACATCTACCGCAAGACTCTGGAACAACTCCAGCGCCAGCAGACCGCAGCCCAGACCGCATGAGCAATACCAGCACACCCCCGATCTCGGGCAACACCGTTGCCGAACTGATTGCCAGCGGCGCTCAGGCTCTCAAAGCTGCCGGCGTGGCTTTTGGCCACGGCACGGCCACGGCCGAAGACGAAGCGGCCTGGCTGGTGCTCTGGAAGCTGGGCCTGCCCCTGGACAGCGAGCTCACTCCAGGTGCTCCGGAATCCGTAGAGAATCAGCCTGTATCCCTTGATATACAAGCGCAGACAGCTACTCTTTTTGAAGAACGTATCCGCAGCCGCAAGCCCGCCGCCTATCTGACGAACGAGGCCTGGCTGGTAGGTGTGCCCTTCTACATCGACGAACGCTCCATCGTGCCGCGCAGCTTCATCGCCGAACTGCTGGCCGATGGCAGCATTGATGGCTGGCTGTCCGACAAGACCGTACAGGTGCTCGACCTATGCACCGGCAATGGCTCTCTGGCCTGCCTGGCCGCCATGGCCTATCCCGAAGTCCGGGTGACCGGTGCCGATATCTCGACCGATGCCCTGGCCGTCGCCCGTATCAATGTAGACAAGCACGGGCTGCAGGATCGCGTGACGCTGCTGGAAAGCAACGGCATGAGCCAGGTGCCCGGCCCCTGGGATCTGGTACTGTGCAACCCGCCCTATGTGAACTCGGACAGCATGGGCAAGCTGCCTGCCGAGTACCAGGCTGAGCCCGAGCTGGCCCTGGCCGGCGGCGCCGACGGCATGGACTTCATCCGCCAGCTGCTTCAGGACTTGCCTGCGCGCCTGAACAAGGACGCCGTGGTGGTGCTGGAAATCGGCAATGAAAAGCCGTACTTCGAGGCAGCCTTCCCCGATCTGCCCGTGTTCTGGCTCGACACCAATTCGGGGGATGAGCAGGTGCTGCTGATTACCGAGGAGGCGCTGCGCCACTGGTCCGAGGGCAATACCGCAGCCCTGCAACTGTAAGTTCTTTGTCCCGCATGCAAGGCACAGGCTGCTCAAAGCCCTGTGCCTTTTTGTTTATGCAGGTCTTTGAACAAGCGCTCAATCCCGCTTGACTGCACTCAGATAGCGAAAGCCGCCGCCCGCAATCTGCAGACCATCGCACCTCCCCGCAAAGAAGCGGGCATTGAGCTGCGCTGGCCCCAGATCTTCTTCCACCTCGAAGCCCGCCGCGCCCAGCAGCCCCGCCATGCGCTGCGGCGTGCTGGATGCATGCCAGGGTTCGCCACCTGCGGCCATCATCTGCGCCGTAAACTGCATCATCAGCTGCTCCATGGGGCTGAGCTGCTGCTCATCCACTCTGTAGTCCAGCATGATGGTCGACCCTGTTGCCAGACGGCTCAGTACAGATATTTCACGCTCGACGGCCTCATCGCTCAAATACACCAGCAGGCCCAGTATCGACAGACTGACTGATGAATCGAGATCCATGCCGGCAGCCGTCAAGCCCTGCACAGTCCCCGTTTCACGCAGATCAATGCCAAACTGACGCAGGCTTGAGGGCAACTCCCAGCCATTGCGCTCATACAGCCGAGTCTTCCAGGTCCGCATTGCCGGCTGATCCAGCTCAAAGATGCGTACAGCAGGCAACTGAGCCGCCATGCGCAAGGCCCAGGTATCCAGGCCTGCACCCACGATGGCGTACTGAATGCATCCCGCAACCACGGCCTCCAGCAGACAGTCTTCGGCCCATCGTGCCCGGGCCACGATGCCGGCACGCAGCGACCGTGAAGCCACATCGTTATGCACCAGAGGCTGACGCAGCAGCTTTGCGGCCTCCGCGCTGCCGAGGGAGGCTACGGCAAAACGGTCAGCGAAAACCGGCTCGTCCTCCAAAATCTGATGAACGGCGCGTGCCATGGCAACACGCAGGGCCGAAGGGCTGGGACAATCAATCGCAGTCATCGCAAAACTCCTTGCTTTTCAACAAAGAGCACAGCTTCAGGCCTGACGTAGCGTGAGGGTCAAGCCTCGATGCTGTTCAGATAGTCCCTCAGCTTCGGCGATACAAAATGTCCGAGTGCCAGCACAGGCTCGGTGGCATAGGCCTGGGCCAGTTTGGCCGCCAGCAATAGATTGTTTCCGGCCGTCCGCAGTGATAGCTCCCGATAACGCACGCACAGTTGCCGTGCGACGGCAGTCTGGGATGCAACGCCCCGTGCCAGCAGCTTTTCGCCACTGGCGGCGAATACCTCCCAATCCGGCCCGGTAGAGCCGTCAAGCCCCTGCAGTTCCGCAGTCGTCAGATGACGCTGCAAGGCCGCCATCCTGAGGCCGATTGCCTGCTCCAGATAATTCAGCAGTTCAGGCTCAGGCCCTGCATGTCGAGCCGTCTGAGGCTCGTGTTCATGCATGCGGGCCCAGTTCTGGATCAGGCCCAAGCGTCCGCGAAAAACCGTCATCGCCACATTCATCCAGCGCTGTGCCAGCAGTTGCACCTGGGCGGTACCGACCCCCAGCCCCTCGGCACGGCACCTTAGCAGGGCATCGGCCACAGGCTGCCAGCGTGGCCTGGCCCTGCGCCAGCGTCCCAGCATCTGTCGTATGCCAGCAGCAGGCAGATACAGCTGATGAGCGTCCAGCAGCCGAATGCCAGCCAGCAAATCATCGAACGAGCCCTGCTGGCCAGAGACCGCATCCTCCAGAAACTGCAGCTTGTCCTTCAGCGCCCTGGCCTGGGTCAACATGCGCTGAGCCTCCTCTACCTGACGTTGCAACAAGTCCTTAGGCTCAATGCCCTGCCCCGCCAGCGCGGCAGCGATGGCCTCCAGACTCAAACCCAGCGATTTGAGCGATTGCACGGCATGCAGGCGCGCAATGTCTTGCGCACCATAGAGTCGATAGCCTGCTTCACTGCGCGCGTCTGGACGCAGCAGTCCAATGCTGTCGTAGTGATGCAAGGTGCGTACGCTCACGCCTGCACGCCTTGCCACTTCTCCGGTCGTGAGATAGGTTCATGCCATGGAAGTCGAATGCCCGGACAACTGGAGCTGGCCGGGCTTGTTTGCAGCTACAAGACTCAGTACGACATCATGCGTGTCGCCAGCTTGGAGATGGGTGTGCGCACCATGCCCTCCACGCGTGCTGGCAGCAGCATGGGCTTGAGCAGCATGCGCACG
Protein-coding sequences here:
- the prmB gene encoding 50S ribosomal protein L3 N(5)-glutamine methyltransferase, producing MSNTSTPPISGNTVAELIASGAQALKAAGVAFGHGTATAEDEAAWLVLWKLGLPLDSELTPGAPESVENQPVSLDIQAQTATLFEERIRSRKPAAYLTNEAWLVGVPFYIDERSIVPRSFIAELLADGSIDGWLSDKTVQVLDLCTGNGSLACLAAMAYPEVRVTGADISTDALAVARINVDKHGLQDRVTLLESNGMSQVPGPWDLVLCNPPYVNSDSMGKLPAEYQAEPELALAGGADGMDFIRQLLQDLPARLNKDAVVVLEIGNEKPYFEAAFPDLPVFWLDTNSGDEQVLLITEEALRHWSEGNTAALQL
- a CDS encoding class I SAM-dependent methyltransferase translates to MTAIDCPSPSALRVAMARAVHQILEDEPVFADRFAVASLGSAEAAKLLRQPLVHNDVASRSLRAGIVARARWAEDCLLEAVVAGCIQYAIVGAGLDTWALRMAAQLPAVRIFELDQPAMRTWKTRLYERNGWELPSSLRQFGIDLRETGTVQGLTAAGMDLDSSVSLSILGLLVYLSDEAVEREISVLSRLATGSTIMLDYRVDEQQLSPMEQLMMQFTAQMMAAGGEPWHASSTPQRMAGLLGAAGFEVEEDLGPAQLNARFFAGRCDGLQIAGGGFRYLSAVKRD
- the dapD gene encoding 2,3,4,5-tetrahydropyridine-2,6-dicarboxylate N-succinyltransferase is translated as MTQQLQSIIDNAWDNRANISPSAAPKEVVDAVEHVIAELNDGKLRVATREGVGQWTVHQWIKKAVLLSFRLKDNALINGGALNFFDKVPTKFEGMSEAEIAATGVRVVPPAVARRGSFIAKGAILMPSYVNIGAYVDEGTMVDTWATVGSCAQVGKNVHLSGGVGLGGVLEPLQANPTIIEDNCFIGARSEVVEGVIVEENSVLGMGVYIGQSTPLFNRETGEITYGRVPSGSVVVSGNIPKQTKDGKDYSMYAAIIVKRVDAQTRSKTSINDLLRD
- a CDS encoding methyl-accepting chemotaxis protein → MQKRILPDKKNRVRVRNSGLPWLGLPWLLAGPVLPVLGLNGTWLLGWLLLWGLGVLLWVGALHRSWQQQWLDMQLALEKVAHGDLSLGVAGEPQQGVSASSLTKSMVHALSAMVADVRSNAALVAQAGQSMVKDHQALSERTEMQASNLAQTVVSVEQLTAAVEHNAQVSKAAHSRADGVCAAADQGAQAMQHAVQSVELIERNAGRMREIIGVIDGIAFQTNILALNAAVEAARAGEQGRGFAVVASEVRTLAQRSAEAAKEIRLLIGETVQQVTQSTQQLRSAGEEIQGGTRAIHDVVAHMGTLADTASSQSSGLQEISNAVRQIDGITQHNAQMVGQALQQAQELQLRARHLSDAVSRFRLQQGTAEEAVALVNATMRQARSSPSVASLLQTVTDPSQPFHDRDMYVFALSSEGEYRAFGGNPAKVGLRVQDVPGIDGNSLMADIMAQAELRPGWVEYDYINPSNQQVQTKMSYVCKHAGLYWGCGVYKSLISA
- the rsxB gene encoding electron transport complex subunit RsxB produces the protein MSAASSLQALAANIDAALPQTQCTRCGYPDCASYAEAIASGEAAINQCPPGGQEGVRRLATITGRLELPLNAENGLEAPRTLAVIDEAWCIGCTLCIKACPTDAILGANKRMHTVIAEHCTGCELCIPACPVDCIELVNASAEATGWSAWSTAQADHARSRYGAHLLRTGRKANAPVRTTAQTPAEETGAQADTPSAPTTDKKATLAAILAKAKAQRAGA
- a CDS encoding PilT/PilU family type 4a pilus ATPase; translation: MSTMEKILRLMSEKKASDVYLSARAPALIKINGICIPINNQELPIEAPLALLSEVVKPEAIEELKQTGELNIAIPMSGIGRFRISAMRQRGSYAVVVRFISQQVPSRDSLNLPSIVSELVMEKRGLVLIVGATGSGKSTTLATMIDERNETLTGHILTVEDPIEYQFRNKKSIVNQREVGTDTSTLAIALKNALRQAPDVILIGEIRDRETMSAALAYAQSGHLCLATLHANNSYHTLNRILSFFPEEVRPSMLGELAASLKAVISQRLVRTVNGTRVPAVEVMLNTKLISDMIVKGDFGGVKEAMEKSMAEGSQTFEDALAALVRSGTIERSEALAYADSPTNLMWRMDNDVSHAATAANAPAVTDVILPGDDDMPSFTEITLDVRTA
- the dapC gene encoding succinyldiaminopimelate transaminase; this encodes MNPLLSRLQPYPFERLRQLFASARPPEGLRPISLGIGEPRHATPAFIEKALSSELQGLSVYPATAGLPALRQACAKWANQRYGIELNAATQVLPVNGSREALFAFTQVVVDNTKAGARVICPNPFYQIYEGATLLAGATPYYAASDAARNFAVNWDAVPEEVWQHTQLIFVCSPGNPTGAVMPLGEWEKLFALSDKHGFVIASDECYSEIYFQEEAPLGGLEAAQKLGRHDFKNLVMFTSLSKRSNVPGLRSGFVAGDAALLKSFLLYRTYHGGAMSPVVQTASIAAWGDEAHVQENRRLYREKFAQVTPVLSRVMDVKLPDASFYLWAGIPPELGMDDAQFAKELYIHTGVTVLPGSYLAREAQGFNPGANRIRMALVAETAECLEAAQRIAQFIESRTR
- a CDS encoding polyhydroxyalkanoate depolymerase — protein: MLYQIYEMQRAMVEPFADFAQAASKFYNNPHSVFSQVPIAQRMAAGFNLMYRLGKDYEKPEFDLHNVEVNGVDVTIRERVEVDKPFCELRRFKRFSDDPETLDLMLSQPVVLIVAPLSGHYATLLRDTVQSMLGGHKVYITDWKNARTVPLSEGEFHLDDYVNYVQEFIRYLQGRYGQCHVVSVCQPTVPVLAAVSLMASRGEVTPLSMTMMGGPIDARRSPTAVNNLAETRSYEWFENNVIYEVPNNYPGAGRRVYPGFLQYSGFVAMNPDRHANSHYDYFKDLIKGDEASAEHHRKFYDEYNAVLDMDADYYLETIATVFQEYKLVKGTWEVRNEQGKTELVRPQDIKNTALLTVEGELDDISGAGQTRAAHDLCTGIAAEARHHIEVQGAGHYGIFSGSRWRKTVYPQVRDFILAHQPPSATAASAAGHLSSVSDDGAELESSEAHADKSAKAVKTGQNSAPAQKGREAHRARA
- the dapE gene encoding succinyl-diaminopimelate desuccinylase codes for the protein MSRTLQLTEQLISLPSVTPEDAGCLELLADALTPMGFTCERLDSGPADFRVKNLWAKRSPTQNQSTQDAIGSDRPVLVFAGHTDVVPPGPLKEWTSPPFVPMHRDGKLYGRGASDMKTSIAAFVVALEEFLQATPEPAFDIALLLTSDEEGPSIDGTKVVVEELRQRGERLDWCIVGEPTSVKQTGDMIKNGRRGTMSGKLTVNGVQGHIAYPQLARNPIHEALPALAELAATVWDRGNAFFPPTSWQISNIHGGTGASNVIPGHVVIDFNFRFCTESSSDSLQKRVHEILDRHGVEYSLVWTVGGQPFLTTPGTLVQAVQAAIKDETGLNTELSTTGGTSDGRFIAQICPQVIEMGPPNASIHKIDEHIAVADIEPLKNIYRKTLEQLQRQQTAAQTA